In Massilia violaceinigra, one DNA window encodes the following:
- a CDS encoding class I SAM-dependent methyltransferase — protein MLTPEELATTKDYILRRTKSLDQALLPLGDPAGKDVLVFGCGLGNEILWCARRQARSALGIDLGTPRQEALNAVMADEGYAGFPYAIHECNVHDLALDHPGRYDLIVSNGVFEHVSDLKGVLNAMRALLRPGGRIAIYADGLWFSAIGGHLGKYNWEHLWMTPQAIKEQFPERWHAYMNNLNRMTAADFLQALRDVGALVLQFHVRSDPYLPKLAPLMAQIQARQQVSPTDLSITSIGCELCFLEHL, from the coding sequence ATGCTGACACCGGAAGAACTGGCCACCACCAAAGACTACATCCTGCGGCGGACCAAGAGCCTGGACCAGGCCCTGCTGCCGCTGGGCGACCCGGCCGGCAAGGACGTGCTGGTATTCGGCTGCGGCTTGGGCAACGAAATCCTGTGGTGCGCGCGGCGCCAGGCGCGCTCGGCGCTCGGCATCGATCTCGGCACTCCCCGGCAGGAAGCGCTGAACGCCGTCATGGCCGACGAGGGGTACGCCGGGTTCCCATACGCCATCCATGAGTGCAATGTGCATGACCTGGCGCTCGACCATCCGGGCCGCTACGACCTGATCGTTTCGAACGGCGTGTTCGAACATGTATCGGACCTCAAGGGCGTGCTCAACGCCATGCGCGCCCTGCTGCGCCCGGGCGGGCGGATCGCCATCTATGCCGACGGACTGTGGTTCTCGGCGATCGGCGGGCATCTGGGCAAATACAACTGGGAGCATTTGTGGATGACGCCCCAGGCCATCAAGGAACAGTTCCCCGAGCGCTGGCACGCCTACATGAATAACCTGAACCGCATGACGGCGGCCGATTTCCTGCAGGCGCTGCGCGATGTCGGCGCCCTGGTGCTGCAATTTCATGTGCGCAGCGATCCGTATTTGCCCAAGCTGGCGCCGCTGATGGCGCAGATCCAGGCGCGCCAGCAAGTCTCGCCGACCGATCTGTCGATCACCTCGATCGGCTGCGAGCTGTGCTTCCTGGAGCATCTGTGA